ggtggggggcgcCGAGCTTACGAGCAGCAGGCGGGGGTCCTGCTGGATCCCTGTAGTTGTTCCCGAGCGCCCTGGGTGGGGAACCCTTTCGGCCAGCCCCGGGCAGCTTCCCGGAACTCTACGGAGGCTGGCACGTGCCGCAGCAGTCATTGGCCACGTGCTTGCCCAACCTGATCTCGCTGCCCACTGCCTGTTGGGAGCCCGCGCTCCCAGCGGTGGCCCGGCCAGCCCttccgggcctcagtttctccattgcCTCTCTGCCTCAGTTGCCTGCTGGGGTGGACAAACTCACCGGACAGAGCAGAAAGCCAGTCCCCTTGCCAAACCCTGATCCTTTCCTGGACTGGTCAAGGAAGTTGGCGGGAGTCCTGAATTGCTCCGGTGAACAGAAGGAGGGGGCTCTGTTGGGAAATTACAGAATTAGGGCCTTGGCAGCTTGGCAGGCCTGACCCCGCAAGGTGGCTGAGTATCCTGGAGCCTGAGGCGGCCTTGGGACTCGCTTATCAGCTTAGACCAGGAGCCTGTCTTAATGCAGTAAACACATATGTTTACTTTGCTGGGATGGGGTGCCTACTAtgcacaattttatttatttttagttttgacggggagaggaggaaagcctggcacaggaaggaggaaaagaccTAGGCACAACTTTAAACTGGCCACCACCCtggtgggatttgggtgggggacATCTAATAGGATATAGAACATGTTCAATGAGTGGTGTCAGCTCCAGACTTAGGACTCAGGTAGGCCTGCGGGGAGGTACTTCTGGGTAAGTCCCAAGAAGATGGAGAATAGACCAAGTTGTGCAGAGGCCTGGCAGCTGGAGGGACCCCAGCACAGTGGAGTGAATGAGGGAAGGCTTGGCTGCTCTGTCAGGTAGGATAGTAAGATAAAAGGGGAGCAGAGGCCAGTGTGCCATCTGGACTTTGTCCTTCAGGTGAGGGTTGTGAGTAGTTCTGAGAAGTAGGTCCAGCCTGATGATCAGACCCTGTCCAAAACTCTGCCACAGCAGCCACCCTTGCCAATGTCAGCCCTTGGCCCTGGACAGACCCCACGTACAGGAGTGCACCAGCCCTACTGACCTGACCCTTGGCTTTGATTTTTCCTCTCCAAGAGGGTGCACCATTCCATCTTTTGGGATTATGAAGTCAGGTGAGGTACCCCAGCCATCCCTCATCAGTGAAGGCAATTTGAGTGTCCTATTCCACCTTCCCCAGGTGCCCAGAGCAGTGCCCAAGCTGACTCAGGTTCCAGTGAGGATGAGGCAGCCAGTGAGGCCCGCAGCACCGCCAGTGAATGCCCCAGCCTTCTCAGCACCACTGCAGAGGACAGCCTTGGTGAGAGCAAGTGGAAATTTGACAGGGGCTTGGTGAGGGGGCTTCATGGGACAAGAAGAAGTGCTGACCAGGTGGCCTTGCAGGGGGGGATGTCGTGGATGAGCAGGGCCAGCAAGAAGATCTTGAGGAAAAGCTGAAGGAGTATGTGGACTGCCTCACAGACAAGAGGTACCCCTGGCTGCCAGCCAACTCTTACACCCAGCTCCAAGTGTGACCAAGGGAGGGCTGGCCCATATGACCCCTCTTCTTGACCTCCCCCAGTGCCAAGACCCGGCAGGGTGCTCTTGAGAGCCTGCGCCTGGCCCTGGCATCCCGCCTACTCCCTGACTTCTTGCTGGAGCGCCGCCTCACGCTAGCTGATGCCCTGGAAAAGTGCCTCAAGAAAGGTTGGACCTGGGGGTGCATGGGAGACTTAAACTTCGCAGACACTGGCCCTTGCTGCATGGGCTGACTGGAAAGCATCCCACAGGGAAGGGCGAGGAACAGGCCCTGGCTGCTGCTTTGCTAGGCCTGCTCTGTGTGCAGCTGGGCCCTGGACCCAAGGGTGAGGAGCTGTTCCACAGCCTGCAGCCCCTGCTGGTCTCTGTGCTCAGTGACAGCACAGCTAGCCCTGCTGCCCAGCTCCACGTGAGTGTGCCCATGCCCCGTGAAACCCTTCCTCCACTTTATCCCTCAGCAGAATGGTGGGTTCCTCCTGTCTTCAGCCTCCCCTACTCTGAGGGGGGTGAGCTCCAGGGCTGGGAACGCAGGTTCACCTGCTGACCGTGGCATGGCATTGCCTTCCTCCCAACAGTGCGCTTCTGCTCTTGGCCTGGGCTGCTACGTGGCTGCCGCCGACATCCAGGTGAGTGGTCTTTGGGCACAGGTGGTAGAACACCTAGGCCTGTAACTCTGCCTCTGAGCTCCCCTGCCTTCCTGTGCTCCTAGGACGTGGTCTCTTGCCTTGCCTGCTTAGAAAGTGTTTTCAGCCGGTTCTATGGCTTGGGCAGCTCTGTAACTCCTGTGGTCCCTGCCAGCCTGCACGGCCTACTCTGTGCTGCCCTGCAGGCCTGGGCATTACTGCTCACCATCTGCCCCAGCACCCACTTCAGCCACATCCTTGACAGGTAGGTGTGGCTGTCcactgggatggggaggggatcTCAAAGAGGCCCCCAACCCACACATGTAGCTCAGCCTGCCCCTTCCCTAGGCAGCTGCCCCGGCTGCCCCAGCTCTTGTCCAGTGAAAGTGTGAACCTGCGGATCGCTGCTGGTGAAACCATTGCCCTGCTCTTTGAGCTTGCCCGGGACCTTGAGGTGCGAGGGACAGGGATGGGGGTGCTTGGTGACACCACCTGCCCATCGAAGGCTGGATGCAGGGgtgcaacagaaaacagaatagcTTTAG
The genomic region above belongs to Saimiri boliviensis isolate mSaiBol1 chromosome 8, mSaiBol1.pri, whole genome shotgun sequence and contains:
- the IFRD2 gene encoding interferon-related developmental regulator 2 isoform X2, encoding MAGNSPSRRPVWQGGPPREDGGARGVWLPPGQVYAQRTGRRLAGLEPTPTGSLTPRPLRPPRPPRPVPSMPRARKGNTLRKGGQRRGGGAQSSAQADSGSSEDEAASEARSTASECPSLLSTTAEDSLGGDVVDEQGQQEDLEEKLKEYVDCLTDKSAKTRQGALESLRLALASRLLPDFLLERRLTLADALEKCLKKGKGEEQALAAALLGLLCVQLGPGPKGEELFHSLQPLLVSVLSDSTASPAAQLHCASALGLGCYVAAADIQDVVSCLACLESVFSRFYGLGSSVTPVVPASLHGLLCAALQAWALLLTICPSTHFSHILDRRSLFTRTWRPSAVSCALWPLTATSTVPRPIAGASALLSVPCCTLWRAVNEKKRQCASALRCSTWTAGPSTGSTLLSRKCWVRACTTTSRTMSCSVTSLGWALCWCWMLLP
- the IFRD2 gene encoding interferon-related developmental regulator 2 isoform X1: MAGNSPSRRPVWQGGPPREDGGARGVWLPPGQVYAQRTGRRLAGLEPTPTGSLTPRPLRPPRPPRPVPSMPRARKGNTLRKGGQRRGGGAQSSAQADSGSSEDEAASEARSTASECPSLLSTTAEDSLGGDVVDEQGQQEDLEEKLKEYVDCLTDKSAKTRQGALESLRLALASRLLPDFLLERRLTLADALEKCLKKGKGEEQALAAALLGLLCVQLGPGPKGEELFHSLQPLLVSVLSDSTASPAAQLHCASALGLGCYVAAADIQDVVSCLACLESVFSRFYGLGSSVTPVVPASLHGLLCAALQAWALLLTICPSTHFSHILDRQLPRLPQLLSSESVNLRIAAGETIALLFELARDLEEEFVYKDMEALCSVLRTLATDSNKYRAKADRRRQRSTFRAVLHSVEGGEREEETVRFGFEVLYMDSWAQHRIYAAFKEVLGSGMHHHLQNNELLRDIFGLGPVLVLDAAALKACKVPRFEKHLYNAAAFKARTKARSRVRDKRADIL